The Cygnus olor isolate bCygOlo1 chromosome 10, bCygOlo1.pri.v2, whole genome shotgun sequence genomic interval AAGATGCGTGATCTCACTGGAATTATGAAGCTAGCATATTCCAAAATAGTGTATCATAGCACTTCCCTCACTTCCCTACCTTGACTGGAAATTTAGCTTACAGGAAATAAGAGTATTCATACCGACAAAATGTCTGTTTGAagcagtgtgattttttttcttttctttctttttttttctcctccttcaaaACAGGTTCTCGTTAAACCACTTCTGGAcagaggatttctttttcttctttctccttggcAAATGACATCCCCTTATGGTATGCATACTCTGTGTTTGGTACTGTGgtggtatttttgttgtttgatttatAGGGGTTGTCTTTTGAAGCATAGGGGGTCTTCTCCTTCCCAaccatctttattttcttgttgtagACCACCAAACTGGACGGTCCCGCATgttaaatgcattatttctgtttcccGAACCTAGAGGTATAATGAGCTCAAGTAAGTTTGTTCACTTCTGTGTGTGTTATGCTGTCAGTTAAATGATGTTTATATTCTACTGAAGACAACAGTAGAACAGTGTTACAACCTGACACTGTAAACCAGGAATAATAGAGTTTGTTATAGCAATGGTGATGGTGTTCAAAAAGTGTTCGTTTCTTCATGGAACTAAGGCATTTCTTCATGGCACTAAGTATTTTAGGCTCACTTGTTcctatttttaatactaaaatgACTTCAAATTTCTTGGTTGTGCATAGTAGTAGAACTGAGCATCAGTGTTCCCAGAGATCTGTGTGTTAAGAATGTTACTGCACTTTTAGAGTGTGGGGCTTTCTTTAACCATCACAATGTGAAGGACAAAACACCTGAAAGTTGTTGTTTCGATTTAGGATATGCAGAGAAACCTGACCATATAATAAAGATGACTGAAAGGACTCGGCTTTAGTGTTGGGATGAGACTTACAAGTTAATCTTTGACAGCTGAAATTTGCAATCAGTAGAATGCAGTTCTATTTTGGCCTGCTGTGAGTTAGTTAGAAGTGATGTTGTCAAAGTGTAGCTCTCTTCAGGAAGTTCTTGTCTGAAGTCTTGGCTGCTTCCAAGATACTTACCTctatgtttcttattttaatttttctaatttaagtGATGGTTGATAAAATCCAATCACTTGTAGTTTGGGTAAGAGGAGATGAGACACAGGAAGACATTTCAAGTGTATGTATGCcaattccttaaaaatattacagcttTTGCTGCCATGACATTTCAAAGACTTGTGAGCTGTAGTTTCTGTCAAACACAAGGTTAATCACTGTTTTAAGGCCTCAGGAATTGTTTAAAAGGGTTGAATTGAGGAAAGTTTGACtggggggaaggcaggggacagaaataattgaataaaaagGAGATAACTTGGATCTTCCTTTAACTGTTATTTCAAGGATGCAGTAAGAGGTTCTAATAGCATCCCAAGACCGGGAAATCCTGTTCTTATCAAATGTTCCTATTGCATCTTGTCGAGTTGTATTGGTTtgcaaaggaacaaaaaagctGTATAGCTTTCTGCTGGGCTACTAAGCCCAGAACTCAATAAGAACCTCCTTTTTAGAGTTCCATGTCTCAAGGATCCCAGTGAACTTAGAATCAGTACAATGAATGGGGCAGGATTCCATGGGAAGGAGTAATGCTTCCCCCATTTCTTGCAGAGAGCTGTTTTTCAGTAAACCTAAAGTCTTTTAAGTGACGTTCTAGGAGGGCCAGTAAGGtgatttgaaatggaaattatgTGTACGTAGGATATAGGTTACCACAAAATGATGAAAGTGAACAGTTCATCATGACTATGAATAGGTTGACTTTTAAGTAGGCTTTAAAGCTGGTTACTTCACactcacacaaagaaaaaatccctgGCAATTGGGTTATTTCTCCAGTCATTCCAAACTGTGTTTCACCAAATATGTATAATACAGAATATTGCTAACTAGTCATCATTTATTTATAGCTTtatgatttgattttaattgtGAATTCCCTTTTCTCCTATGGCAGCACAAAAAAGTGTTCCGTTTGgaacacagaaaaattcaaCTACCATGGTGTTGCACGAAAATCAGGAGATCATTCCAGAATTCACAAAGTTTATTCAGTCTCTACATTTTGCTTTAATCCAGTCTCGTAAAGACGCTACTGCAGATTTCAATACTGTTGTGGAAAAGTATATAAATGAGTATTTGACAAGATGCTATAGTGGCTCTGGAAAATATAGAGAATTTGTATTATATCGGTATGAATCACGGTTGGATGACaaaaaatttctttattctgctccaaaaaataaatctcatatTGACAGCTCCTTGCAAAACTATATTTTTGGTTGTGAGGCGTATCAACTACCTGTTTCTAGAGCTAAGGAATTGATGGAGGGAAATCGGAAACTTCAACAGTTCAGTCCCATCTCAGATTATGAAGCTACAGAAGAAGACTCTGATTTTGCCAATGCAAAAAGTGGGAAAAGAATCCGTGCAAAATATGAAGCAACTGCTGCCAAGCGAAAATTCCCTCATCACGGAGATTATGATCCTGATAGACTGAAAGAACTTATTAACTTAATccaatgtaggaaaaaaaatgtaggtggAGATTCTGATTCCGAAGACCTTAGAAATAAGAGTGGACTGAAAAGGAAGCTggaaaaacagtctgaaaatctgcggaaacacttaaaaatgagTGAAGCCTCAGAGAATAGTTGTCAGTACGAAGGTAAGAACCTTTTTATTTAGAGTTCCTCGTTAAGTATTGTAATTCAGACCATACTTTAATTTTAACCTTAATAgattgaatgtttttttttgtattttaatgcttGGTGGCTCATTTAAAGATTGGCCTGAGATCTGTTAATAGAGATGTAGTTTCTGTAGGTTGTCTCTTTCTAGAAGACAAGTTAACAGGGAAGGCTGACTTCCAGAGAGTTTGCTTAGCTGTACAACTGTCCAGAGACTTTCTAGTATAGGGTACTAAGCAGATTGTGATACTGTAATGTCTTTGACTTCAGGTTTTGCTCTAATTCCTTATGGCTGCGATGCCCTATATTAATAATTAGTAAATGTACATCGAAGATGAGAATTAAACATCTAAGTATGAGCAAAGTAAAGTCAGAGCAGCCAGTAATATGTGTAATGTGACAAAGGAAACAGCTTTACAGTTTTAAGATTGAATTAATTTTGTACATGAAATTATCTATATCCAAACCTTAAGTAATTACCTTGGATCGTATCTTAATATCTGCCAAAGAAACgctttgatttctgtttcactgaGAGGGTAATGATATAGGTCTCATTCAGAAGGGGAAAACCGGGGAGAACGGGTAGCAGGGTAGAACAAAGAAGAGTGGGGGGGATGTACATCATGCTTCAGTCATTCCAATGCATCAAATCAGTTTAGAAGATGAAAAGCCTGAGTTTAGAAACCAGTTTCCCTTTGGAGGGGTGCAGCTGGCATGTGTGgatggaagagagagagggtAGGCTCCATGATCAATCGTGGGATTCTGACTTGGAAGTTTATGGAACTTGAGTCTTTTTATGTTGattattaatgtaaaatatgtgACTGCGTTTCCACCTGGCTGTAATCAAAACAGTATCTGTTTGAAACTAAATTTTGACTTAACCCTGTCAGAGGTTCCCAAACAGCAACATCTATCAGGGGTTTGAATTTCCATGTTTATATATAGCTTTAGAAACTGTTCTGTTAGCTTTAGAAACTTTAATCAACATcttcctgtttaaaaatttttactaagaaaataaatgtatgtgtaATGTATGAATTGATGCTAAAGAGTGACACTGTGGGTATGTGGAACGTGtttggtgtgtgtatgtgtctggttttgcttttgttttaaaacttagtAATGGAttacttttccccttttccccctgCACGAAGGGGGCAGAACCTCGGACTCGCCACAGTCAGTTTTCTCAATTATTACTGGTCTTGGTGGACATGATACTGACTTGAGGCAGCAAGATGTTTCCGACCCTGCTGTTACTGACACGCACGGCCTCATTAAACTGCTTTTAGAAACACTAGCTAGTTCAGGACACATGGATTCGTCGTTGGCACGGTCTGTAAATCAAGCTTTAGGATTAAACGCTGATGAAATTGAAGAGGATATGagacaaaaatatgaatatgaatcCATTCCAGCACAGGACAGAGATGATCATGAGCTTCCTAATGCTGTTCAGGCTGAAAATGTTAACTTTAAGGACCCACAGAGCCCTGTGATGCTGGAAACTGACGCAGCTTGCTTACCCTACCCTATCGATGTTGACCTACGGCTTTCAGCTAATGAAGTAGGCCTTGAACACACACTTCGTTTAAAAGTAAGTGAGACTGGCTGATAGGCTGATGCTAGTAACAAAAGTACTATTTTTGTAAACATTGTGAGAATTAATAAAAAGACCTTGTAATTCTTAAATAGGTAAGTACTAACTTTTCTGTGAAGACGACTTTCTGTTTTGTAGGAGAGTATATAGAAAATTCTATCTTTAAGATGTTTGTTTCTTATTCTTTGTCTattctttctgtaataaaattgtaattaagAATATCTGGAAGATGGAAAGCAACCATGGGCAGTCAGTCTTCCTCACTCTAGCTTTCCAGTAAGTGTAATATGCTGCTTTTCCACAAATAGGCAGCAAAACTTCTGTCATTCTTTTGCTGACTGCCGTATACCCAagtgttttttcatgttttctgaaacagaagccttgcaattgttttctgtatcttGTAGAAAACAGATTATGCTATTCTGTCTCTCACCTTGATTATAGTGGTGGTTTTTAGCAAGCTGAAGTTGCATGGAACAGGTGTAGTGTTACTGTAACAGAGCTTGCATACTGCCttccaccttcctcctcctttgaGGGGTGAGTCTTGATCTGGCTGGGGTATTGATATTTTCTGAACCTGTAACAAAGTAAGGAGACATTTGAGAGTTCTTCACAGTTAACTGCCTAACTGTTACTCTTCCTGAAGAGAAGTAGTGATGCAGGAGTAGTTACTGTTGCATACGGACTCCCTGCAGCAATGGTAGCAGGGCAGGCTGTTAGTGACTGTGTACTGTCTGGTTGTGGGGCACCCCAGGATGgttcagttttctttgctaTCCTCTGCTTTTactattttcctgtattttccttaATCTTACAGACCTGATAGGTGGTTTGGATATGACAACTTGTCATGATTATGAAGTCCAATCTCAGGCACAAGGAAGCTTTTTCTGACCAGGCTCCTCCCAGATCTAAGCTCTTTCAAAGCTTATCCTTTGAATTCTTTTGCCCTTCTTCCCCcagaagcaaaccaaaaataaacagattggCATCAAGACTTTTTTCAGCTTACTGCTTTCTTGTCATAGCCAAGAAACTCAAAGTTGAACTGCAGCAACTGTATCTGTGCTCTCTTGCTTTTAACCATTTGGAATGCCAGGTGAATTTGGTTTACTCAAGGATTTAATACTAGTTGCAGGTGGTTCCTCAGCAATGCTAACATGTCATGGCTTTAGTTGGTTATCAAGGCTACAGTCTAAAAATGGCTAAGGagcagactttttctttctcctccacttCTCTCCCCTAGCCTCCTTGCCCTTCTCCCCCCACCTTCTGTGCTCTAAGGCATGTGCTTAGGACTGCCTTATTTAGTGACAGACCATCAGCAAAGATGCCTGTCGCAGAAGTAATCAATCAGGTgaatgaaatgcagaagtaCCTGATGTAAACTTTTCTAACTTTGACTTGACCAATTGGAAAATTTCCCATCTTGGTGAACTTGGGGGCATTCTTACTGTAAGCTGTTCAGTATGTAGTTTAATGAAACAGATCCAAATTGagaatttttatcatttttttcaggaagcaAGCACTGGAAGTGTAAGTAGCTTTGAAGACTACAGTCCCTGTCCTAGTACACCTATAGAACACATTTATCGCAGGCAACATTCCAACTCAAATAACATAGGAGAAGTTGGAATGCACTGGAGACTGATTCCAATTACAGGTAAGATGGGTTTAACGTATTTTGCTGCACATAGTGAATGAAAGCATATTCCAAAGGTTTGTATCTTTCATAGATTCCATTCTTGGGTCACATGTTGGTACACAAGCATGTGTATATCCATgcaattatttctcatttttgaaCAATACACACATCTGTTGGATGAAAACATGGGCGGAGAAGTACTGCTTCGGGTACAGAGTGATATAGGTTAGAAAAGCAAGTGCTTGAGTATTTATCTGGTGAAGTACATAACTGCTATGAATTCAGCATTTAAATTCACTAGGCTCTGCTGGTTCAGTGGATAATTGCAGCTTCTAATTTAGAAAAGTCATGAGAAATGTGTTAACCTCATAGAAAGCTGTCTACTTTTTATTGCATCAAGCTCTTCTACTAATAGTGCTTTGAAGTCTTTATAtctaaacatttaaaacttaGAAGCTTCTTCTGTAAGCTTATTTTGTTCTACTTCTTGATAAGTCAAAAGTGTCAAGTCTTGGGAGCACTTAAAAGCATGGATTTGAAGGATGTGGAAGTGAACTGTGGAGTAGTCATGAGGAGGTTTAAATTCAAGGCTAGGAATTGAGGCATCTTATGAGTAAACCCACGTGGACTGTGTTAACTGCATTCCCTGAGTAAATACATACCAATTTCTGATCGTCTTCTAACAATGTGGGAATCTCTCTCCTTGACACTTCTAATGTTCATCCAGTTGTGTAGTACTGcagctcttctgtttgcttggccaagggaggaaggcaggggaaaggggTTTCCTTCTGCATTATTGATAAGCCTTTCAAAGAATTGATAGGGTGAtcttaaattatgttttctatGCTTTCTTTAAGAGCCAAACATCAAAAATCTATTCTGGTATTTTGCCAAGTAACATCTCTCACTGTGTGTACAGGCAGATGTGGTTATGGTTGCTGAAATAACTAGCAAGTGGATGCAGGGTAAGGGAGTTCACACGAAGGGTTTTTCAGCTGACCTGTTGTGCAGTCACCTGTGAGACTACAAATTTTGCtagaagaaattttctttgagAGGGAAAAGTGCTGTTCTCCAGAGATGAAAGAGGTTGTCTTGAGCATCACTGGATTTCTTGAGTTTATTCAAATTAGCTCTTGCTGCAATAAGTGTTGACTAGCTCTGTAATGTGAGCTTGTAAAACGTGCAATATATGTAGAAAGAAAACCCTATGCATTCTAACTGCTGCTCTCCTTCAGGAGGGACGGGAAGTGTTCAAGAGGATCATTTGGAAAGAATGTGTGTTGGAAGGGTTCCATGTGTCATTATGGCCTGAGCACCTTTTATTCTTACCTGGTATTGAGTTTTCATCTGAAAACGAGAACAATAATACGTTGTTCAACAAGTGGACTCATTCTATTGAAGTACATCAGGAAGGCTGTCAAAAGAGCCTCAAATGTTTTGGGCTACAGGCACTCCTCATTGgacatatttttctatttagcATCTTCTGGAGggttttgaattttcattctAGGGAATTAAGATCAATTCAGTAGCATAACTTAAAGGAAGCTTTGAGCCTTTCTGAAACTGATGGCTTTCTAAATTCAGTGTCTTGTCcacatctctttttttgtttggttgtttttgtagCAACGTAGCTGTAGAAAGGAATTCAGAGAACatcaatctttctttttcttctttgcacaATTGCAGAAAGGCAAATTAGTGATCTCTTGGTTTTCTCCTCAAACAGAAATGTCTTACTCCTGATAACAGAGGTCATTGTTCAGCTGAACATATTCAAGAGCTCTTCATAGTTTGTGACTATGGAGTTTGTGAGGAGTGGGGGGTTTGTCTTGCATCTGCCCTGACCAATATCAGTGTCAGAGGAGAGTTTTCATAACTTCCCAACTCACTGGACTACTTCTATATCACGTTATTGTTATTTCTTCGTGATTACATAATCTAAACTCCTGATAATTGTAAGCAAACTTGCAAAATCCATCCTAACTTGATTTTGATTTGAATTTGGGACTGTTCTTTGGCTTTAGACATTGAGctaaaaatggtatttgttcTTGCTTGTTCCTTCTCTTGTAAGAGAAGATTAATGCATCAATAAACGTTCTTAAAAGTGATGGCTTTTGACGACATTCATCTTAAATACAAAGCAGAACGTTCTATGCTTTCTTTGGTGGTGGCGTTTGAATTTGATTTCAAAACTAAACTCAAGAACCCTTTTGCTGGAGTCACTGTAGAAAGACCTCTCTTAAGCAGTGAAGAATTCGGTTCTTAATCTGCAATAATAACAATTTAGGCAGATCTTAAACAGCTCTTCTTTCTAAGATTGTTTTCTGGCagtcattgtgtttttttttttttaaagtttctttgaCCTAAGCAGTTACGAGGTATTACTAAGGAAGAATATGTTTGAAATCACAAATCATTCTTGAATAGCTGTTGAATTCTGTATTCATGGTTTACTACTTgctgattctttttttatttttttttgcaaagactTGTGACCCAAAGGTGTAGATCTATGAAGGATGCCACCTTCAGGGAGTTCTATTTCAGTAGGGGGAACCctagtttaaattttttttttaaaactttttttttacatgctagaaaacattttggatttgTATCTATATTCAGCAATACGTATTTCTGTTTAAACTTCTTTACACTTCTTTACTACAGGCCTTAATTACTTGTCCTCTCTTTCCCCTccacacttcttttttaaagcactgtttgtttctttctggaaaactttAAATAATAACCTTTGAAGAATAACCTAATCAGTCTAGTATATGTTCTTATTATGTATTATGAAGTCTTTTTCCTAATGTAATTGTTACAGAAACTTTCTCTTAAATCAGCATGAATGGATTGGGTATTGCTTCTTTCATTGCTAAAATTGTTATGTAACAGGCTGTATTAAAATGTAAGAAGTTATCTGAAAATAGCCCTAAATTTCAAGCTATagtatatttttacatttcctgcTAAGAGTTCCTTGTACTACAATATTTCTTGATTACAATAATGTAGTTTATAAGTGTTAAGCAGCTcaagaaaaatgagatataTAGCCTCAAGTACCTCACATCTCAAGCTTGAAATGAATTTATTCTGTTAACATCATGATTTGGTATTGAGTTCTTCCAGgtcttctaaaacaaaattaatatgcTTAAGTATGCAAAAGGCAGAGATCAATGCTGAAGGCACAGggtaacagaaaaacaggttCAAATAAAATTGAACAAATCAGAATCACCTGATTTATATCTGCTTGTAGTGCTTTTAAAGAAGGCAAGAAATTCGGTTTGACTAGATGGATGTGCTTTGAAGGATGAAGAACAAACATCTAGTTttattaagcaaataaaatggaaCCACATTACTGGTTTCTCTAAACCAGTCTAAGTGGTGTAAAGTACCTACGAGGTGATTACAACATGAAAAAGGGATCCTTTTAGTagcagattttttccttttagtctTTTTAGAAATGGATGTTATCAAATAAGGGATGGCACATAACTTAAACTGATCACAAAAACAACTGCATTTCAGAAGAACACAGTTGTTTAAAATTAGTCTGTGCTATTTTGGTTACTGCTTCTGTTGCAGAGATCTTCTGGTTTTCTGCTTACAAGTCTATTAGCTGTAACaataacacatttaaaaaaaaaaaagcaccttctTTGAAGTGTTGAAATGCTTATGGAACGGATACATACTGAAACACTTGTATGTATTTAGATATCTGAAATATCTGTGTTAAATTTTGGTTTAAAGCTAACAAAACCAGTTTTGAATGTGGATGGTGAATAAAGTGACGGTTGCAGAAATGATCTCTGACGTTTGGGTTTGGGAGGCTTTCAGCACTCCTTACAGCATAACTGATTCTGTGGATCAATAATTATCATAAAACTTACGTTCTACccttttaagcaaaaataaataaaaaaaaaatcaattgggAGATCAGATGTACAGCTTGCAATTTGCAGTTTAACTCCACAAGGTAGTATGTGgctaaaatatgcattttgaaaGTCTGGAGATTATAACCCAGtagtgaaataaaacatctgaatAATTTGTCACCCTGCTCAATTTTCTAATTTGGATGTGTTTTGTAATTAAGGCAGCTACCGTTGTGTTTAATTAGATGTTATCTCTGGGAAAATTACTTGGGTTCTGGCTTTCCAAGCGAACTTTGATGTTGTACAGTCTTAGgaacaattacattttctgtgcttctgcacaTCAAAGTCACACTACATTCTGGATTTAAGGTGATTGGGGGGCGGCACAACAGTAACACTTTCttgaaactgcattttgaagGTTTTACTGTATCAGTTCTGTATCACTTTAAAACATAAGATGATGATGATTAACTCTTCCTATATAGGTCTGAAATCACCAGAAGAACCACTGGTGTTTTTACCACCAAAGGATGCCTTCCCTAATGACCCCCGGGTAATAAATAGGCAGAGAAGTTCTGATTATCAGTTTCCATGCTCTCCATTTTCAGACACACAAAAGGGGACAGCAGAAGATGGACTTTGTACAAGACAAGTGGAGAAACTTGAAGATCAGTGTGGGCTAGCAGATCAACCTTTTACAACTAAGCATTCCATAAGTGCAATAATAGAGACTACACTAGTAGAAGAATATAATCTTTTTGCAAAAAAGATTCAGGAAATTTTGCAGCAAAAGAATATCGCTTATGTTAGTGGTATGTCCACACCAGTCTTCTCAGCCCGAGAGAGGATAATGAGACTTTCTGAATACATTTGTTTACAGGCATCAGAGATCTCTGTGCAAGAATATATAGAGACACTGAGTGAAAAACTGCATAGTGTTATTTTGTCCTCTTCAAGCGCTAGGCATACTCCACCAATTTATTCTAGTCCTGAATCAGCAGAAATAGTTCGTAACGCTGCACTGAATCCTTCACCCGAGGTGTTACCTGCTTGCAGGGACTCTGACCCAGCATTACTATCAGAGCCATTGTGTAATAATGTAATGGAAGATGTTGAGTCTAAGGAGCAGCATTCAGCAAGCTTGCCCGTAGTGAAGGAGGAAATGGATCATGTGAATGCTAAAACAGAAGATATACTGACATCTGATCAGACATCTTCCAGTGGTGATCTGATGGGGCAGCcagaaaagacacagaaatcCGTAGAGAGCTTAAATATTTCAAGCCAACCAGctctttctgattttataaGCCAATTAAAACCTGAAGTATTTAACAGTTTGGTCAAAATTATTAAAGATGTACAGAAAAACACCGTGAAATTTTATATtcatgaagaggaagaaagcattctctgcaaagaaatcaaggtaaatatatttcatttcaacCTCTCTTTCATGGTAAAATAGATTGGTGTGCCTTTCAAACCAGAATGTATAAAAACGGGACTTGCAAACATAAGGTAGGCTAAAACTTCCTTCAAAAAAGTTTGAATTGTGACAGTGAAAACAGGTTGTCCGGCCGCATTTCTTGTTTGAGGTTGTCTTACATTTAGCTTTTACATAAGTCTCCTAGTTGGAAAGCAAAACTGGCTGTAGTTTGGGTCCTTCTGAAGGTACTGCCAGAGGGGTTAGGCTTATGGAAGGTTTTCGGGGAAAAAGATAACAAGGGCAAACGTGTGATGGCATTTTAGCAAGTACACATGAAAAGTTTGTGTGGTGGTGTGTTGTTTGaggttctatttttttttccctctgtttaaTAGTACAGGTAACTTTAGAGACTGCTGTCCTTCTGTATTTACATGTGTAAGGTGaaatttgaaagtgaaataataaagcttctgttttcttgagaAGTTGTGCAGTTAATAGACTGTCACTTGTCCATTTATGTGCTATTCTGTAAGAATGACTGACTTGCTAAAATAGCCTATTTCCATGTTGCTACATCCTTCTGGTTAATGTattggaaagacaaaaaaaaaaaaaggcagttctACCCTCTGAGATTCATTTGAATGGAAAACACTTAAATGTGGTCGTGTTCTGGGGATTGTTTTGGCCTAACtacctttttgctttttctttaccatcttttctttctgtggtgtTAGGAATATCTTACAAAGTTAGGTAATACAGAGTGCCATCCAGAACAGTTCCTTAAAAGAAGAGCTGATTTAGATAAACTGTTGATAATTATTCAAAATGAAGACATCGCCAACCTCATCCATAAGGTACTTCACATAAGTAAATGCATACTACAGAAAGCTACTGTTAAAGCATAGTGAGAAGAGCTCATTTCTATTAAGGCTACTCTCATAACATTTAAATGACGACCTGGGTTTAGGTGCctcctgaagaaataaaaatggctgTGGTAATACCTAGGGTTCTTGCATCATACACCTCTAATAACTTCTACCTGCATGTACTTGCTAATGTATACTTAGTAGTTGTAAAGCTCTGCTGAGGCCTGAGTAAGTTCTGCTTTTAGTTCTGTGATGCTCTAACAGCAAGCAAAGGCAGCTGTCAGATTACCTTAGGTGTTCCTGACAGCTATGGCTTATGAGCCTGTAgtggacagaaaataaaatcattctaAGTACTCAGCTTCCACTGTCTCACTCCTGTAACGGTTTTGAGAGAGCACCTcccaaagcaagaggaaaaaagtaattttacatTGCGTTTTCAAGTTTGATTTTCGGTATTAATAGGTAGATGAGAGAAGTTCTGTAGCTCCTTTTTTAACTGTGatcttttaagttttattttccctcataTATATCTctgatttttaaacagataCCTGGC includes:
- the TASOR gene encoding protein TASOR isoform X4 — its product is MVDAAIPGGGEMELELEQQQRPEKSGAGLLVAESNRAGAAEDATQNGGRSEGSGAGEALLVAAVAAEGKGPPNLSITSGSQRRSSVSAALEQQQPPPSDALGGPPPLPKPPEDVPVRRNFQIPRKSREKKALFQPVAVGSREFEDVVKILHSSYLEPGSVSNFNYKRASLVHSELLEKEFTEKRRELKFDGRLDKELSETYAFLMVDRSQIQSICEKGLQVGHSKITILGSPSMGVYISRYADLLQPNPLEAGATGDVIVFKIIKGKMKSIYDHIGMKTMESTVKSALDPTPKHECHVSKNANKVTSLLAYRAYELTQYYFYEYGFDEIRRRPRHVCPYAVVSFTYKDEMVQTPKFLPPSRSNSFNTERSTDKFNYTLWRGQLWNKGKLLCHVSLKSAARPFLPCKLPEKLDVEKVVSIDQLKKKISPALLYKETYLGAKEVLKNGMYCSLYEVVEKSRSGSHLEGLLQKLEKEKLVLVKPLLDRGFLFLLSPWQMTSPYDHQTGRSRMLNALFLFPEPRGIMSSTQKSVPFGTQKNSTTMVLHENQEIIPEFTKFIQSLHFALIQSRKDATADFNTVVEKYINEYLTRCYSGSGKYREFVLYRYESRLDDKKFLYSAPKNKSHIDSSLQNYIFGCEAYQLPVSRAKELMEGNRKLQQFSPISDYEATEEDSDFANAKSGKRIRAKYEATAAKRKFPHHGDYDPDRLKELINLIQCRKKNVGGDSDSEDLRNKSGLKRKLEKQSENLRKHLKMSEASENSCQYEGGRTSDSPQSVFSIITGLGGHDTDLRQQDVSDPAVTDTHGLIKLLLETLASSGHMDSSLARSVNQALGLNADEIEEDMRQKYEYESIPAQDRDDHELPNAVQAENVNFKDPQSPVMLETDAACLPYPIDVDLRLSANEVGLEHTLRLKEASTGSVSSFEDYSPCPSTPIEHIYRRQHSNSNNIGEVGMHWRLIPITDTQKGTAEDGLCTRQVEKLEDQCGLADQPFTTKHSISAIIETTLVEEYNLFAKKIQEILQQKNIAYVSGMSTPVFSARERIMRLSEYICLQASEISVQEYIETLSEKLHSVILSSSSARHTPPIYSSPESAEIVRNAALNPSPEVLPACRDSDPALLSEPLCNNVMEDVESKEQHSASLPVVKEEMDHVNAKTEDILTSDQTSSSGDLMGQPEKTQKSVESLNISSQPALSDFISQLKPEVFNSLVKIIKDVQKNTVKFYIHEEEESILCKEIKEYLTKLGNTECHPEQFLKRRADLDKLLIIIQNEDIANLIHKIPGLVTLKRLSCVSFAGVDSLDDVKNHTYNELFVSGGFVVSDESVLNPESITIDKLKQFLKFLEDLNTPDGKWQWKVHCKIQKKLKELGRLNTNALSLLTLLNTYQKKHLVEILSYHHCDSQTRNAPELDCLIRLQAQNIQQRHVVFLTEKNLKTLSNYAENGVVVATVDDFMQNFKSLVGYHNSVTEENSLPPSDAQKRQSDAVLTLTPLELGVGISQH
- the TASOR gene encoding protein TASOR isoform X3, coding for MVDAAIPGGGEMELELEQQQRPEKSGAGLLVAESNRAGAAEDATQNGGRSEGSGAGEALLVAAVAAEGKGPPNLSITSGSQRRSSVSAALEQQQPPPSDALGGPPPLPKPPEDVPVRRNFQIPRKSREKKALFQPVAVGSREFEDVVKILHSSYLEPGSVSNFNYKRASLVHSELLEKEFTEKRRELKFDGRLDKELSETYAFLMVDRSQIQSICEKGLQVGHSKITILGSPSMGVYISRYADLLQPNPLEAGATGDVIVFKIIKGKMKSIYDHIGMKTMESTVKSALDPTPKHECHVSKNANKVTSLLAYRAYELTQYYFYEYGFDEIRRRPRHVCPYAVVSFTYKDEMVQTPKFLPPSRSNSFNTERSTDKFNYTLWRGQLWNKGKLLCHVSLKSAARPFLPCKLPEKLDVEKVVSIDQLKKKISPALLYKETYLGAKEVLKNGMYCSLYEVVEKSRSGSHLEGLLQKLEKEKLVLVKPLLDRGFLFLLSPWQMTSPYDHQTGRSRMLNALFLFPEPRGIMSSTQKSVPFGTQKNSTTMVLHENQEIIPEFTKFIQSLHFALIQSRKDATADFNTVVEKYINEYLTRCYSGSGKYREFVLYRYESRLDDKKFLYSAPKNKSHIDSSLQNYIFGCEAYQLPVSRAKELMEGNRKLQQFSPISDYEATEEDSDFANAKSGKRIRAKYEATAAKRKFPHHGDYDPDRLKELINLIQCRKKNVGGDSDSEDLRNKSGLKRKLEKQSENLRKHLKMSEASENSCQYEGGRTSDSPQSVFSIITGLGGHDTDLRQQDVSDPAVTDTHGLIKLLLETLASSGHMDSSLARSVNQALGLNADEIEEDMRQKYEYESIPAQDRDDHELPNAVQAENVNFKDPQSPVMLETDAACLPYPIDVDLRLSANEVGLEHTLRLKEASTGSVSSFEDYSPCPSTPIEHIYRRQHSNSNNIGEVGMHWRLIPITGLKSPEEPLVFLPPKDAFPNDPRVINRQRSSDYQFPCSPFSDTQKGTAEDGLCTRQVEKLEDQCGLADQPFTTKHSISAIIETTLVEEYNLFAKKIQEILQQKNIAYVSGMSTPVFSARERIMRLSEYICLQASEISVQEYIETLSEKLHSVILSSSSARHTPPIYSSPESAEIVRNAALNPSPEVLPACRDSDPALLSEPLCNNVMEDVESKEQHSASLPVVKEEMDHVNAKTEDILTSDQTSSSGDLMGQPEKTQKSVESLNISSQPALSDFISQLKPEVFNSLVKIIKDVQKNTVKFYIHEEEESILCKEIKEYLTKLGNTECHPEQFLKRRADLDKLLIIIQNEDIANLIHKIPGLVTLKRLSCVSFAGVDSLDDVKNHTYNELFVSGGFVVSDESVLNPESITIDKLKQFLKFLEDLNTPDGKWQWKVHCKIQKKLKELGRLNTNALSLLTLLNTYQKKHLVEILSYHHCDSQTRNAPELDCLIRLQAQNIQQRHVVFLTEKNLKTLSNYAENGVVVATVDDFMQNFKSLVGYHNSVTEENSLPPSDAQKRQSDAVLTLTPLELGVGISQH